A genomic window from Thunnus thynnus chromosome 12, fThuThy2.1, whole genome shotgun sequence includes:
- the LOC137193924 gene encoding polyamine-transporting ATPase 13A3-like isoform X3 — translation MKIREVKIINQGLEDEMEVWGYRPCLWKMILVGVGSVCSGGLLLLLLYWLPEWGVKGTCTHTSLRDAHTLLLRTTDEFKQWFRAKVHVMFAPGKTPFDSVDLQSMAHLPNGDGDHSVGAVDDEHHGKFAYSEPVQIHYFTHHSTKYYWNDVIHNFELYKGLEDVKVSCENVHSDHSAGLSKTLEDYRRLFFGENEIAVRVPSLFKLLIKEVLNPFYIFQLFSVILWSAEDYYYYATAIVFMSVISIATSLYTIKKQYVMLHDMVAAHSVVRVSVCRGDKDVEQAMSTELVPGDVIVIPGNGMIMPCDAVLVHGTCIVNESMLTGESVPVTKTSLPSSGEEAAMIYNMEEHKRHTLFCGTHVIQTRFYAGELVKAVVVRTGFSTEKGQLVRSILYPKPTDFKLYRDAYLFLLCLVGVAGIGFIYTIVLSIMNKVPAHTIIIESLDIITITVPPALPAAMTAGIVYAQRRLKQVGIFCISPQRINMCGQLNLVCFDKTGTLTEDGLDLWGIQRAEDGSFSPPESEAAKESLVNTTFVACMAACHSLTKIEGELSGDPLDLKMFSATGWILEEPTEEETALHNPIMPTVVRPPKQVVPEANQNNPLTQNLELSELSSCEIGIVRQFPFSSALQRMSVVVRRLGEKHMDAYLKGAPEIVASLCKQHTVPQSFTETLETYTRQGFRVIALAYRQLESKLSWHKVQSLGRDLIETNMEFLGLIIMQNKIKEETAGVLRDLRQANIRTLMVTGDNMLTAISVARDCGMIRPHEKVIIADAVPPKDFHPASITWHYTENPVQTVKDTQTVEISLEEGLYDEQLAQQDQSYHFAVSGRDFAVITEHFPQLVQKLVLRATVFARMAPDQKTQLVEVLQSIDYTVGMCGDGANDCGALKRAHSGISLSELEASVASPFTSSTSNISCVPNLIREGRAALITSFCVFKFMALYSIIQYLSVTLLYSILSNLGDFQFLFIDLTIILIIAFTMSLNPAWKELVCQRPPSSLISGPLLCSVLTQILTCMVFQVLAFLLVRQQSWYETWTPLSDACNVSSYSLPHRLNVTTSHDHKNIRNYENTTLFYVSSFQYLVVAIVFSKGKPFRQPSYKNWPFMLSSVSLYSFLFFIMLYPIPAIDSFLEIVCVPHDWRITLVIIIIMNAAVSFVLEMANDRWGSACLSWLFCRKNKPPRVLYKLLALELQDDAEWPPRPSAVTYARAPQSHISAPL, via the exons ATGAAGATCAGAGAGGTGAAGATCATCAACCAGGGCCTGGAGGATGAGATG gAGGTGTGGGGGTACCGGCCCTGTCTGTGGAAGATGATCCTGGTGGGAGTCGGCTCTGTTTGCTCCGGTGGTCTCCTGCTGCTTCTGCTCTACTGGCTGCCCGAATGGGGCGTCAAAGgcacctgcacacacacctcGCTGAGggacgcacacacacttctgcTCAGGACCACG GATGAGTTCAAGCAGTGGTTTCGGGCCAAAGTACATGTGATGTTTGCTCCAGGGAAGACACCCTTCGACAGTGTGGATCTGCAGTCCATGGCTCACCTACCAAATGGAGATGGAGACCACAGCGTTGGTGCTGTAGATGACGAGCATCATGGGAAATTTGCATATAGTGAGCCTGTTCAG ATCCACTACTTCACCCACCACAGCACTAAATACTACTGGAATGATGTGATACACAACTTTGAATTGTACAA AGGCTTGGAGGATGTGAAGGTGAGCTGTGAAAACGTCCACTCCGACCACAGTGCCGGACTCTCTAAAACACTGGAGGACTACAG gaGGTTGTTTTTCGGGGAGAATGAGATAGCAGTAAGAGTGCCTTCTTTATTCAAGCTCCTCATAAAGGAG GTGTTGAATCCTTTCTACATCTTCCAGCTCTTCAGTGTTATTCTGTGGAGTGCGGAGGACTACTACTATTACGCTACAGCCATAGTTTTCATGTCTGTCATTTCAATAGCTACCTCACTGTATACAATTAAAAAG caaTATGTGATGCTACATGACATGGTGGCAGCGCACAGCGTGGTTCGTGTTTCAGTGTGcagaggagataaag ATGTTGAACAGGCCATGTCGACTGAGCTTGTGCCTGGTGATGTCATCGTTATTCCAGGGAATGGGATGATCATGCCCTGCGATGCCGTGCTCGTCCATGGAACCTGCATTGTCAACGAGAGCATGTTGACAG GGGAGAGTGTGCCGGTTACTAAGACCAGTCTGCCCAGTTCAGGCGAGGAGGCAGCCATGATCTACAATATGGAGGAGCACAAGAGACACACCCTGTTCTGTGGTACACACGTTATCCAGACCCGCTTCTACGCAGGTGAACTGGTGAAAGCTGTCGTGGTCAGAACAG GGTTTAGTACAGAGAAAGGCCAGCTTGTGCGCTCCATCCTCTACCCCAAACCCACAGACTTCAAACTGTACCGGGATGCTTATCTGTTCCTGCTGTGTCTGGTTGGGGTGGCAGGGATTGGCTTTATCTACACCATCGTCCTCAGTATCATGAACAAG GTTCCAGCTCACACCATCATCATTGAATCTCTGgacatcatcaccatcactgtGCCCCCTGCCTTACCGGCAGCCATGACAGCTGGTATTGTGTACGCGCAGCGGCGTCTGAAGCAAGTTGGCATCTTTTGCATCAGCCCTCAGAGGATCAACATGTGTGGTCAGCTTAACCTGGTTTGCTTTGACAAG ACTGGTACTCTCACAGAGGATGGTTTGGACTTGTGGGGTATTCAGAGAGCAGAAGATGGCAG CTTTTCTCCTCCGGAGTCTGAGGCAGCTAAAGAGAGTCTGGTGAACACTACATTTGTGGCCTGCATGGCCGCCTGCCACTCACTGACCAAGATAGAGGGTGAACTTTCTGGAGACCCTTTAGACCTCAAGATGTTCAGCGCCACCGGCTGG ATCCTGGAAGAGCCCACAGAAGAAGAGACTGCACTCCACAATCCCATAATGCCCACCGTTGTGCGACCTCCGAAGCAAGTCGTCCCTGAAGCCAATCAGAACAATCCACTAACTCAGAATCTG GAGCTGTCTGAATTATCA TCCTGTGAGATCGGTATTGTGCGCCAGTTCCCCTTCTCCTCGGCACTGCAGAGAATGAGTGTGGTGGTCAGGAGGCTGGGGGAAAAACACATGGATGCCTACCTGAAAGGGGCACCAGAGATTGTGGCCAGCCTCTGCAAACAGCACACAG TCCCGCAGAGTTTCACAGAAACTCTGGAGACCTACACCAGGCAGGGCTTCAGGGTTATTGCCCTGGCATATCGACAGCTGGAGTCCAAACTCTCTTGGCACAAAGTCCAGAGCCTTGGCAG GGACCTGATAGAGACCAACATGGAGTTCCTCGGCTTGATCATCatgcagaacaaaataaaagaagagactGCCGGGGTTTTACGTGACTTGCGACAAGCTAACATTCGCACCTTGATGGTTACAG gCGACAACATGTTGACGGCGATATCAGTGGCTCGAGACTGCGGGATGATCCGTCCACATGAGAAAGTCATCATAGCAGATGCTGTGCCTCCAAAGGATTTCCACCCTGCTAGTATCACGTGGCATTACACTGAAAACCCTGTTCAGACTGTCAAGGACACTCAG ACTGTGGAGATCAGTCTGGAGGAAGGGCTGTATGATGAGCAGCTGGCTCAGCAGGACCAAAGCTATCACTTCGCTGTGAGTGGCCGAGACTTTGCTGTCATCACTGAGCACTTCCCTCAACTAGTCCAGAAG CTCGTGCTTAGAGCCACCGTGTTCGCCCGAATGGCTCCTGACCAGAAGACTCAGCTGGTAGAAGTCCTGCAGAGCATCGA TTACACTGTTGGGATGTGTGGTGATGGTGCTAATGACTGTGGA gctCTGAAGAGAGCTCACAGTGGGATCTCTCTGTCTGAGCTGGAGGCCTCTGTAGCATctcccttcacctcctccacctcaaaCATCTCCTGTGTCCCAAACCTCATCAG GGAGGGTCGAGCTGCCCTCATTACATCATTCTGCGTGTTCAAGTTCATGGCTCTCTATAGCATCATCCAGTACCTCAGTGTCACGCTGCTCTACTCG ATTCTCAGCAACTTGGGAGACTTCCAGTTCCTCTTTATTGACCTTACCATCATTCTTATCATTGCCTTTACAA tGAGTCTGAACCCGGCGTGGAAGGAGCTGGTGTGCCAACGCCCCCCGTCCAGTCTCATCTCTGGCCCGCTGCTCTGCTCGGTTTTGACCCAGATCCTCACCTGCATGGTCTTCCAGGTCCTGGCTTTCCTCTTAGTACGACAGCAGAGCTGGTACGAGACATGGACGCCCCTCTCAGA TGCCTGTAATGTTTCCAGCTACAGTCTCCCTCACAGGCTCAATGTAACAACCTCTCACGACCACAAAAACATCAGGAACTACGAAAACACCACCCTGTTCTACGTCTCCTCCTTCCAGTACTTGGTTGTGGCCATCGTCTTCTCCAAAGGAAAGCCCTTCAGACAGCCCAGCTACAAAAACT GGCCGTTCATGCTGTCCAGCGTCAGTCTgtattcttttctcttctttatcaTGCTGTATCCTATTCCTGCCATCGACAGCTTCCTGGAG ATTGTGTGTGTTCCTCATGACTGGCGCATTACACTGGTCATCATTATCATAATGAATGCGGCCGTGTCTTTCGTGCTGGAG ATGGCCAATGACCGCTGGGGCTCAGCCTGCCTCTCCTGGTTGTTCTGTAGGAAAAACAAGCCCCCCAGGGTCCTCTACAAGCTTCTGGCCCTGGAGCTGCAGGACGACGCTGAGTGGCCCCCCAGACCCTCCGCTGTCACCTATGCCAGAGCTCCTCAGTCCCACATCTCTGCCCCACTTTGA
- the LOC137193924 gene encoding polyamine-transporting ATPase 13A3-like isoform X2, with the protein MKIREVKIINQGLEDEMEVWGYRPCLWKMILVGVGSVCSGGLLLLLLYWLPEWGVKGTCTHTSLRDAHTLLLRTTDEFKQWFRAKVHVMFAPGKTPFDSVDLQSMAHLPNGDGDHSVGAVDDEHHGKFAYSEPVQIHYFTHHSTKYYWNDVIHNFELYKGLEDVKVSCENVHSDHSAGLSKTLEDYRRLFFGENEIAVRVPSLFKLLIKEVLNPFYIFQLFSVILWSAEDYYYYATAIVFMSVISIATSLYTIKKQYVMLHDMVAAHSVVRVSVCRGDKDVEQAMSTELVPGDVIVIPGNGMIMPCDAVLVHGTCIVNESMLTGESVPVTKTSLPSSGEEAAMIYNMEEHKRHTLFCGTHVIQTRFYAGELVKAVVVRTGFSTEKGQLVRSILYPKPTDFKLYRDAYLFLLCLVGVAGIGFIYTIVLSIMNKVPAHTIIIESLDIITITVPPALPAAMTAGIVYAQRRLKQVGIFCISPQRINMCGQLNLVCFDKTGTLTEDGLDLWGIQRAEDGSFSPPESEAAKESLVNTTFVACMAACHSLTKIEGELSGDPLDLKMFSATGWILEEPTEEETALHNPIMPTVVRPPKQVVPEANQNNPLTQNLSCEIGIVRQFPFSSALQRMSVVVRRLGEKHMDAYLKGAPEIVASLCKQHTVPQSFTETLETYTRQGFRVIALAYRQLESKLSWHKVQSLGRDLIETNMEFLGLIIMQNKIKEETAGVLRDLRQANIRTLMVTGDNMLTAISVARDCGMIRPHEKVIIADAVPPKDFHPASITWHYTENPVQTVKDTQTVEISLEEGLYDEQLAQQDQSYHFAVSGRDFAVITEHFPQLVQKLVLRATVFARMAPDQKTQLVEVLQSIDYTVGMCGDGANDCGALKRAHSGISLSELEASVASPFTSSTSNISCVPNLIREGRAALITSFCVFKFMALYSIIQYLSVTLLYSILSNLGDFQFLFIDLTIILIIAFTMSLNPAWKELVCQRPPSSLISGPLLCSVLTQILTCMVFQVLAFLLVRQQSWYETWTPLSDACNVSSYSLPHRLNVTTSHDHKNIRNYENTTLFYVSSFQYLVVAIVFSKGKPFRQPSYKNWPFMLSSVSLYSFLFFIMLYPIPAIDSFLEIVCVPHDWRITLVIIIIMNAAVSFVLEILIVDIILWKLVFRDNRGVNQPVKSPPADTPQMANDRWGSACLSWLFCRKNKPPRVLYKLLALELQDDAEWPPRPSAVTYARAPQSHISAPL; encoded by the exons ATGAAGATCAGAGAGGTGAAGATCATCAACCAGGGCCTGGAGGATGAGATG gAGGTGTGGGGGTACCGGCCCTGTCTGTGGAAGATGATCCTGGTGGGAGTCGGCTCTGTTTGCTCCGGTGGTCTCCTGCTGCTTCTGCTCTACTGGCTGCCCGAATGGGGCGTCAAAGgcacctgcacacacacctcGCTGAGggacgcacacacacttctgcTCAGGACCACG GATGAGTTCAAGCAGTGGTTTCGGGCCAAAGTACATGTGATGTTTGCTCCAGGGAAGACACCCTTCGACAGTGTGGATCTGCAGTCCATGGCTCACCTACCAAATGGAGATGGAGACCACAGCGTTGGTGCTGTAGATGACGAGCATCATGGGAAATTTGCATATAGTGAGCCTGTTCAG ATCCACTACTTCACCCACCACAGCACTAAATACTACTGGAATGATGTGATACACAACTTTGAATTGTACAA AGGCTTGGAGGATGTGAAGGTGAGCTGTGAAAACGTCCACTCCGACCACAGTGCCGGACTCTCTAAAACACTGGAGGACTACAG gaGGTTGTTTTTCGGGGAGAATGAGATAGCAGTAAGAGTGCCTTCTTTATTCAAGCTCCTCATAAAGGAG GTGTTGAATCCTTTCTACATCTTCCAGCTCTTCAGTGTTATTCTGTGGAGTGCGGAGGACTACTACTATTACGCTACAGCCATAGTTTTCATGTCTGTCATTTCAATAGCTACCTCACTGTATACAATTAAAAAG caaTATGTGATGCTACATGACATGGTGGCAGCGCACAGCGTGGTTCGTGTTTCAGTGTGcagaggagataaag ATGTTGAACAGGCCATGTCGACTGAGCTTGTGCCTGGTGATGTCATCGTTATTCCAGGGAATGGGATGATCATGCCCTGCGATGCCGTGCTCGTCCATGGAACCTGCATTGTCAACGAGAGCATGTTGACAG GGGAGAGTGTGCCGGTTACTAAGACCAGTCTGCCCAGTTCAGGCGAGGAGGCAGCCATGATCTACAATATGGAGGAGCACAAGAGACACACCCTGTTCTGTGGTACACACGTTATCCAGACCCGCTTCTACGCAGGTGAACTGGTGAAAGCTGTCGTGGTCAGAACAG GGTTTAGTACAGAGAAAGGCCAGCTTGTGCGCTCCATCCTCTACCCCAAACCCACAGACTTCAAACTGTACCGGGATGCTTATCTGTTCCTGCTGTGTCTGGTTGGGGTGGCAGGGATTGGCTTTATCTACACCATCGTCCTCAGTATCATGAACAAG GTTCCAGCTCACACCATCATCATTGAATCTCTGgacatcatcaccatcactgtGCCCCCTGCCTTACCGGCAGCCATGACAGCTGGTATTGTGTACGCGCAGCGGCGTCTGAAGCAAGTTGGCATCTTTTGCATCAGCCCTCAGAGGATCAACATGTGTGGTCAGCTTAACCTGGTTTGCTTTGACAAG ACTGGTACTCTCACAGAGGATGGTTTGGACTTGTGGGGTATTCAGAGAGCAGAAGATGGCAG CTTTTCTCCTCCGGAGTCTGAGGCAGCTAAAGAGAGTCTGGTGAACACTACATTTGTGGCCTGCATGGCCGCCTGCCACTCACTGACCAAGATAGAGGGTGAACTTTCTGGAGACCCTTTAGACCTCAAGATGTTCAGCGCCACCGGCTGG ATCCTGGAAGAGCCCACAGAAGAAGAGACTGCACTCCACAATCCCATAATGCCCACCGTTGTGCGACCTCCGAAGCAAGTCGTCCCTGAAGCCAATCAGAACAATCCACTAACTCAGAATCTG TCCTGTGAGATCGGTATTGTGCGCCAGTTCCCCTTCTCCTCGGCACTGCAGAGAATGAGTGTGGTGGTCAGGAGGCTGGGGGAAAAACACATGGATGCCTACCTGAAAGGGGCACCAGAGATTGTGGCCAGCCTCTGCAAACAGCACACAG TCCCGCAGAGTTTCACAGAAACTCTGGAGACCTACACCAGGCAGGGCTTCAGGGTTATTGCCCTGGCATATCGACAGCTGGAGTCCAAACTCTCTTGGCACAAAGTCCAGAGCCTTGGCAG GGACCTGATAGAGACCAACATGGAGTTCCTCGGCTTGATCATCatgcagaacaaaataaaagaagagactGCCGGGGTTTTACGTGACTTGCGACAAGCTAACATTCGCACCTTGATGGTTACAG gCGACAACATGTTGACGGCGATATCAGTGGCTCGAGACTGCGGGATGATCCGTCCACATGAGAAAGTCATCATAGCAGATGCTGTGCCTCCAAAGGATTTCCACCCTGCTAGTATCACGTGGCATTACACTGAAAACCCTGTTCAGACTGTCAAGGACACTCAG ACTGTGGAGATCAGTCTGGAGGAAGGGCTGTATGATGAGCAGCTGGCTCAGCAGGACCAAAGCTATCACTTCGCTGTGAGTGGCCGAGACTTTGCTGTCATCACTGAGCACTTCCCTCAACTAGTCCAGAAG CTCGTGCTTAGAGCCACCGTGTTCGCCCGAATGGCTCCTGACCAGAAGACTCAGCTGGTAGAAGTCCTGCAGAGCATCGA TTACACTGTTGGGATGTGTGGTGATGGTGCTAATGACTGTGGA gctCTGAAGAGAGCTCACAGTGGGATCTCTCTGTCTGAGCTGGAGGCCTCTGTAGCATctcccttcacctcctccacctcaaaCATCTCCTGTGTCCCAAACCTCATCAG GGAGGGTCGAGCTGCCCTCATTACATCATTCTGCGTGTTCAAGTTCATGGCTCTCTATAGCATCATCCAGTACCTCAGTGTCACGCTGCTCTACTCG ATTCTCAGCAACTTGGGAGACTTCCAGTTCCTCTTTATTGACCTTACCATCATTCTTATCATTGCCTTTACAA tGAGTCTGAACCCGGCGTGGAAGGAGCTGGTGTGCCAACGCCCCCCGTCCAGTCTCATCTCTGGCCCGCTGCTCTGCTCGGTTTTGACCCAGATCCTCACCTGCATGGTCTTCCAGGTCCTGGCTTTCCTCTTAGTACGACAGCAGAGCTGGTACGAGACATGGACGCCCCTCTCAGA TGCCTGTAATGTTTCCAGCTACAGTCTCCCTCACAGGCTCAATGTAACAACCTCTCACGACCACAAAAACATCAGGAACTACGAAAACACCACCCTGTTCTACGTCTCCTCCTTCCAGTACTTGGTTGTGGCCATCGTCTTCTCCAAAGGAAAGCCCTTCAGACAGCCCAGCTACAAAAACT GGCCGTTCATGCTGTCCAGCGTCAGTCTgtattcttttctcttctttatcaTGCTGTATCCTATTCCTGCCATCGACAGCTTCCTGGAG ATTGTGTGTGTTCCTCATGACTGGCGCATTACACTGGTCATCATTATCATAATGAATGCGGCCGTGTCTTTCGTGCTGGAG ATTTTGATCGTTGACATCATCTTGTGGAAGCTAGTTTTCAGAGACAATCGGGGGGTAAATCAGCCCGTCAAGTCCCCCCCCGCTGACACACCTCAG ATGGCCAATGACCGCTGGGGCTCAGCCTGCCTCTCCTGGTTGTTCTGTAGGAAAAACAAGCCCCCCAGGGTCCTCTACAAGCTTCTGGCCCTGGAGCTGCAGGACGACGCTGAGTGGCCCCCCAGACCCTCCGCTGTCACCTATGCCAGAGCTCCTCAGTCCCACATCTCTGCCCCACTTTGA
- the LOC137193924 gene encoding polyamine-transporting ATPase 13A3-like isoform X1 produces MKIREVKIINQGLEDEMEVWGYRPCLWKMILVGVGSVCSGGLLLLLLYWLPEWGVKGTCTHTSLRDAHTLLLRTTDEFKQWFRAKVHVMFAPGKTPFDSVDLQSMAHLPNGDGDHSVGAVDDEHHGKFAYSEPVQIHYFTHHSTKYYWNDVIHNFELYKGLEDVKVSCENVHSDHSAGLSKTLEDYRRLFFGENEIAVRVPSLFKLLIKEVLNPFYIFQLFSVILWSAEDYYYYATAIVFMSVISIATSLYTIKKQYVMLHDMVAAHSVVRVSVCRGDKDVEQAMSTELVPGDVIVIPGNGMIMPCDAVLVHGTCIVNESMLTGESVPVTKTSLPSSGEEAAMIYNMEEHKRHTLFCGTHVIQTRFYAGELVKAVVVRTGFSTEKGQLVRSILYPKPTDFKLYRDAYLFLLCLVGVAGIGFIYTIVLSIMNKVPAHTIIIESLDIITITVPPALPAAMTAGIVYAQRRLKQVGIFCISPQRINMCGQLNLVCFDKTGTLTEDGLDLWGIQRAEDGSFSPPESEAAKESLVNTTFVACMAACHSLTKIEGELSGDPLDLKMFSATGWILEEPTEEETALHNPIMPTVVRPPKQVVPEANQNNPLTQNLELSELSSCEIGIVRQFPFSSALQRMSVVVRRLGEKHMDAYLKGAPEIVASLCKQHTVPQSFTETLETYTRQGFRVIALAYRQLESKLSWHKVQSLGRDLIETNMEFLGLIIMQNKIKEETAGVLRDLRQANIRTLMVTGDNMLTAISVARDCGMIRPHEKVIIADAVPPKDFHPASITWHYTENPVQTVKDTQTVEISLEEGLYDEQLAQQDQSYHFAVSGRDFAVITEHFPQLVQKLVLRATVFARMAPDQKTQLVEVLQSIDYTVGMCGDGANDCGALKRAHSGISLSELEASVASPFTSSTSNISCVPNLIREGRAALITSFCVFKFMALYSIIQYLSVTLLYSILSNLGDFQFLFIDLTIILIIAFTMSLNPAWKELVCQRPPSSLISGPLLCSVLTQILTCMVFQVLAFLLVRQQSWYETWTPLSDACNVSSYSLPHRLNVTTSHDHKNIRNYENTTLFYVSSFQYLVVAIVFSKGKPFRQPSYKNWPFMLSSVSLYSFLFFIMLYPIPAIDSFLEIVCVPHDWRITLVIIIIMNAAVSFVLEILIVDIILWKLVFRDNRGVNQPVKSPPADTPQMANDRWGSACLSWLFCRKNKPPRVLYKLLALELQDDAEWPPRPSAVTYARAPQSHISAPL; encoded by the exons ATGAAGATCAGAGAGGTGAAGATCATCAACCAGGGCCTGGAGGATGAGATG gAGGTGTGGGGGTACCGGCCCTGTCTGTGGAAGATGATCCTGGTGGGAGTCGGCTCTGTTTGCTCCGGTGGTCTCCTGCTGCTTCTGCTCTACTGGCTGCCCGAATGGGGCGTCAAAGgcacctgcacacacacctcGCTGAGggacgcacacacacttctgcTCAGGACCACG GATGAGTTCAAGCAGTGGTTTCGGGCCAAAGTACATGTGATGTTTGCTCCAGGGAAGACACCCTTCGACAGTGTGGATCTGCAGTCCATGGCTCACCTACCAAATGGAGATGGAGACCACAGCGTTGGTGCTGTAGATGACGAGCATCATGGGAAATTTGCATATAGTGAGCCTGTTCAG ATCCACTACTTCACCCACCACAGCACTAAATACTACTGGAATGATGTGATACACAACTTTGAATTGTACAA AGGCTTGGAGGATGTGAAGGTGAGCTGTGAAAACGTCCACTCCGACCACAGTGCCGGACTCTCTAAAACACTGGAGGACTACAG gaGGTTGTTTTTCGGGGAGAATGAGATAGCAGTAAGAGTGCCTTCTTTATTCAAGCTCCTCATAAAGGAG GTGTTGAATCCTTTCTACATCTTCCAGCTCTTCAGTGTTATTCTGTGGAGTGCGGAGGACTACTACTATTACGCTACAGCCATAGTTTTCATGTCTGTCATTTCAATAGCTACCTCACTGTATACAATTAAAAAG caaTATGTGATGCTACATGACATGGTGGCAGCGCACAGCGTGGTTCGTGTTTCAGTGTGcagaggagataaag ATGTTGAACAGGCCATGTCGACTGAGCTTGTGCCTGGTGATGTCATCGTTATTCCAGGGAATGGGATGATCATGCCCTGCGATGCCGTGCTCGTCCATGGAACCTGCATTGTCAACGAGAGCATGTTGACAG GGGAGAGTGTGCCGGTTACTAAGACCAGTCTGCCCAGTTCAGGCGAGGAGGCAGCCATGATCTACAATATGGAGGAGCACAAGAGACACACCCTGTTCTGTGGTACACACGTTATCCAGACCCGCTTCTACGCAGGTGAACTGGTGAAAGCTGTCGTGGTCAGAACAG GGTTTAGTACAGAGAAAGGCCAGCTTGTGCGCTCCATCCTCTACCCCAAACCCACAGACTTCAAACTGTACCGGGATGCTTATCTGTTCCTGCTGTGTCTGGTTGGGGTGGCAGGGATTGGCTTTATCTACACCATCGTCCTCAGTATCATGAACAAG GTTCCAGCTCACACCATCATCATTGAATCTCTGgacatcatcaccatcactgtGCCCCCTGCCTTACCGGCAGCCATGACAGCTGGTATTGTGTACGCGCAGCGGCGTCTGAAGCAAGTTGGCATCTTTTGCATCAGCCCTCAGAGGATCAACATGTGTGGTCAGCTTAACCTGGTTTGCTTTGACAAG ACTGGTACTCTCACAGAGGATGGTTTGGACTTGTGGGGTATTCAGAGAGCAGAAGATGGCAG CTTTTCTCCTCCGGAGTCTGAGGCAGCTAAAGAGAGTCTGGTGAACACTACATTTGTGGCCTGCATGGCCGCCTGCCACTCACTGACCAAGATAGAGGGTGAACTTTCTGGAGACCCTTTAGACCTCAAGATGTTCAGCGCCACCGGCTGG ATCCTGGAAGAGCCCACAGAAGAAGAGACTGCACTCCACAATCCCATAATGCCCACCGTTGTGCGACCTCCGAAGCAAGTCGTCCCTGAAGCCAATCAGAACAATCCACTAACTCAGAATCTG GAGCTGTCTGAATTATCA TCCTGTGAGATCGGTATTGTGCGCCAGTTCCCCTTCTCCTCGGCACTGCAGAGAATGAGTGTGGTGGTCAGGAGGCTGGGGGAAAAACACATGGATGCCTACCTGAAAGGGGCACCAGAGATTGTGGCCAGCCTCTGCAAACAGCACACAG TCCCGCAGAGTTTCACAGAAACTCTGGAGACCTACACCAGGCAGGGCTTCAGGGTTATTGCCCTGGCATATCGACAGCTGGAGTCCAAACTCTCTTGGCACAAAGTCCAGAGCCTTGGCAG GGACCTGATAGAGACCAACATGGAGTTCCTCGGCTTGATCATCatgcagaacaaaataaaagaagagactGCCGGGGTTTTACGTGACTTGCGACAAGCTAACATTCGCACCTTGATGGTTACAG gCGACAACATGTTGACGGCGATATCAGTGGCTCGAGACTGCGGGATGATCCGTCCACATGAGAAAGTCATCATAGCAGATGCTGTGCCTCCAAAGGATTTCCACCCTGCTAGTATCACGTGGCATTACACTGAAAACCCTGTTCAGACTGTCAAGGACACTCAG ACTGTGGAGATCAGTCTGGAGGAAGGGCTGTATGATGAGCAGCTGGCTCAGCAGGACCAAAGCTATCACTTCGCTGTGAGTGGCCGAGACTTTGCTGTCATCACTGAGCACTTCCCTCAACTAGTCCAGAAG CTCGTGCTTAGAGCCACCGTGTTCGCCCGAATGGCTCCTGACCAGAAGACTCAGCTGGTAGAAGTCCTGCAGAGCATCGA TTACACTGTTGGGATGTGTGGTGATGGTGCTAATGACTGTGGA gctCTGAAGAGAGCTCACAGTGGGATCTCTCTGTCTGAGCTGGAGGCCTCTGTAGCATctcccttcacctcctccacctcaaaCATCTCCTGTGTCCCAAACCTCATCAG GGAGGGTCGAGCTGCCCTCATTACATCATTCTGCGTGTTCAAGTTCATGGCTCTCTATAGCATCATCCAGTACCTCAGTGTCACGCTGCTCTACTCG ATTCTCAGCAACTTGGGAGACTTCCAGTTCCTCTTTATTGACCTTACCATCATTCTTATCATTGCCTTTACAA tGAGTCTGAACCCGGCGTGGAAGGAGCTGGTGTGCCAACGCCCCCCGTCCAGTCTCATCTCTGGCCCGCTGCTCTGCTCGGTTTTGACCCAGATCCTCACCTGCATGGTCTTCCAGGTCCTGGCTTTCCTCTTAGTACGACAGCAGAGCTGGTACGAGACATGGACGCCCCTCTCAGA TGCCTGTAATGTTTCCAGCTACAGTCTCCCTCACAGGCTCAATGTAACAACCTCTCACGACCACAAAAACATCAGGAACTACGAAAACACCACCCTGTTCTACGTCTCCTCCTTCCAGTACTTGGTTGTGGCCATCGTCTTCTCCAAAGGAAAGCCCTTCAGACAGCCCAGCTACAAAAACT GGCCGTTCATGCTGTCCAGCGTCAGTCTgtattcttttctcttctttatcaTGCTGTATCCTATTCCTGCCATCGACAGCTTCCTGGAG ATTGTGTGTGTTCCTCATGACTGGCGCATTACACTGGTCATCATTATCATAATGAATGCGGCCGTGTCTTTCGTGCTGGAG ATTTTGATCGTTGACATCATCTTGTGGAAGCTAGTTTTCAGAGACAATCGGGGGGTAAATCAGCCCGTCAAGTCCCCCCCCGCTGACACACCTCAG ATGGCCAATGACCGCTGGGGCTCAGCCTGCCTCTCCTGGTTGTTCTGTAGGAAAAACAAGCCCCCCAGGGTCCTCTACAAGCTTCTGGCCCTGGAGCTGCAGGACGACGCTGAGTGGCCCCCCAGACCCTCCGCTGTCACCTATGCCAGAGCTCCTCAGTCCCACATCTCTGCCCCACTTTGA